In a single window of the Octopus sinensis linkage group LG1, ASM634580v1, whole genome shotgun sequence genome:
- the LOC118764848 gene encoding aspartate and serine-rich protein-like: protein MKTKSIDIGTSNTDTTTKNVDISTKNVDTSTRNVDISTKDVDTSTRNVDISTKEVDTSTRNVDISTKDVDTSTRNVDISTKDVDTSTRNVDISTKNVDSNTQK from the exons ATGAA AACCAAAAGCATCGATATTGGTACCTCAAATACTGACACTACTACCAAAAATGTTGACATAAGTACTAAAAATGTTGACACTAGTACTAGAAATGTTGACATAAGTACTAAAGATGTTGACACTAGTACTAGAAATGTTGACATAAGTACTAAAGAGGTTGACACTAGTACTAGAAATGTTGACATAAGTACTAAAGATGTTGACACTAGTACTAGAAATGTTGACATAAGTACTAAAGATGTTGACACTAGTACTAGAAATGTTGACATAAGTACTAAAAATGTTGACAGTAATACCCAAAAGTAA
- the LOC115215394 gene encoding ninjurin-2 isoform X5: MKQESAPISFNYYRYATKKTMAQGLLDVALLMSNASQLKAILDVGEAHDYYHALVAIVIISISLQVITGILLLILGSLKDHTERHVRRANILNNIIIGFILFITVANIFITAFGVQFSKRDKSPNPLFDPNNNF; encoded by the coding sequence GAGAGTGCACCAATATCATTTAACTACTACCGATATGCTACAAAGAAGACGATGGCTCAGGGACTGCTTGATGTCGCCCTTCTTATGTCAAATGCATCTCAACTAAAGGCAATTTTAGATGTTGGAGAAGCTCACGACTATTACCATGCCCTTGTTGCTATTGTCATTATTTCCATCAGTCTTCAAGTAATCACTGGAATATTGCTGCTGATTCTTGGATCTTTAAAAGACCACACAGAGAGACATGTCAGGCGGGCCAACATACTCAACAATATCATAATTGGgtttattcttttcattactgTTGCAAATATTTTTATCACAGCATTTGGAGTCCAGTTCAGTAAACGTGACAAATCTCCCAACCCATTATTTGATCCgaacaataatttttaa
- the LOC115215394 gene encoding ninjurin-2 isoform X2, translated as MANKPDDAKPAESAPISFNYYRYATKKTMAQGLLDVALLMSNASQLKAILDVGEAHDYYHALVAIVIISISLQVITGILLLILGSLKDHTERHVRRANILNNIIIGFILFITVANIFITAFGVQFSKRDKSPNPLFDPNNNF; from the coding sequence GAGAGTGCACCAATATCATTTAACTACTACCGATATGCTACAAAGAAGACGATGGCTCAGGGACTGCTTGATGTCGCCCTTCTTATGTCAAATGCATCTCAACTAAAGGCAATTTTAGATGTTGGAGAAGCTCACGACTATTACCATGCCCTTGTTGCTATTGTCATTATTTCCATCAGTCTTCAAGTAATCACTGGAATATTGCTGCTGATTCTTGGATCTTTAAAAGACCACACAGAGAGACATGTCAGGCGGGCCAACATACTCAACAATATCATAATTGGgtttattcttttcattactgTTGCAAATATTTTTATCACAGCATTTGGAGTCCAGTTCAGTAAACGTGACAAATCTCCCAACCCATTATTTGATCCgaacaataatttttaa
- the LOC115215394 gene encoding ninjurin-2 isoform X4 — MGSLNNACQESAPISFNYYRYATKKTMAQGLLDVALLMSNASQLKAILDVGEAHDYYHALVAIVIISISLQVITGILLLILGSLKDHTERHVRRANILNNIIIGFILFITVANIFITAFGVQFSKRDKSPNPLFDPNNNF, encoded by the coding sequence GAGAGTGCACCAATATCATTTAACTACTACCGATATGCTACAAAGAAGACGATGGCTCAGGGACTGCTTGATGTCGCCCTTCTTATGTCAAATGCATCTCAACTAAAGGCAATTTTAGATGTTGGAGAAGCTCACGACTATTACCATGCCCTTGTTGCTATTGTCATTATTTCCATCAGTCTTCAAGTAATCACTGGAATATTGCTGCTGATTCTTGGATCTTTAAAAGACCACACAGAGAGACATGTCAGGCGGGCCAACATACTCAACAATATCATAATTGGgtttattcttttcattactgTTGCAAATATTTTTATCACAGCATTTGGAGTCCAGTTCAGTAAACGTGACAAATCTCCCAACCCATTATTTGATCCgaacaataatttttaa